A portion of the Candidatus Delongbacteria bacterium genome contains these proteins:
- a CDS encoding T9SS type A sorting domain-containing protein — MRKLSISVILLFAGCVLAPGVGHAQESGSVVGWGSQVVVAQDELEGLVELAAGSYHSLGLKADGSITAWGHNLAGECIVPSPNTSFISIAAGNSFSLGLKADGSIMAWGGNSSGELDVPDPNVGYVAIAAGSVHCLGLQADGSITAWGDNWFGQIDVPAPNMDFVAISAGNTFSMGLKADGAIVAWGFNFHGECNVPEPNTDFIDLSSGGGHSLGLKADGCIVAWGSNDFGQCDVPEPNTDFVALAAGNTFSLGLKADGSIVAWGNVGSVPAPNTEFVALAAGDEFSLGLNADGSLAAWGYNYYGQCSLPVPNVEFVALAAGEGHGLGLRTDGSIIAWGGDGYGQCDVPAPNADFMALARGRYHSLGLKNDGSIVAWGNNEHGQCDVPEPNTGFIALEGGMVCSMGLKADGSIVAWGSNQYGQCDIPSPNEEFVAIAQGHRHSLGLKSDGSIVAWGSNSSGQCTVPEPNTDFSALAGGTSHSLGLKADGSIVAWGNNRYGQCVVPEPNSDFVALSAGTEHSFGLKADGSIVSWGRNNVGQGSVPTPNSNFLAIAAGGDFSLGIQSASTGMGEPVVARVLPASLRIQSVFPNPFNPSTTISFETRAAGPLSLAVYDIAGRRVSWRALGTLSAGSHQVSWDGLTADGLPAASGCYFLQLRNASGDLQSRKCLLLR; from the coding sequence GTGAGGAAGCTCTCCATCTCTGTGATCCTGCTGTTCGCAGGCTGCGTGCTCGCTCCCGGAGTCGGCCACGCGCAGGAATCCGGGTCCGTTGTGGGCTGGGGAAGCCAGGTGGTCGTGGCACAGGATGAGCTGGAGGGTCTTGTGGAACTGGCTGCTGGCAGCTACCACAGTCTGGGCCTGAAAGCAGACGGATCCATCACGGCCTGGGGACACAATCTGGCTGGTGAGTGCATTGTGCCATCACCCAACACGTCGTTCATTTCGATCGCTGCGGGAAACTCCTTCAGCCTGGGCCTCAAGGCAGACGGGTCCATCATGGCCTGGGGGGGCAATTCTTCTGGAGAGCTTGATGTTCCGGATCCCAACGTGGGTTACGTCGCGATTGCGGCGGGTTCTGTTCATTGTCTGGGTCTTCAGGCCGATGGGTCAATAACAGCATGGGGAGACAATTGGTTCGGCCAGATAGATGTTCCCGCACCCAACATGGACTTCGTGGCGATTTCGGCCGGCAACACATTCAGCATGGGCCTCAAGGCCGATGGGGCCATCGTGGCCTGGGGATTCAACTTCCATGGAGAGTGCAATGTCCCGGAGCCCAATACGGACTTCATTGATCTCTCAAGTGGCGGTGGCCACAGCCTGGGCCTGAAGGCGGATGGGTGCATCGTTGCCTGGGGAAGCAATGACTTCGGACAATGCGATGTTCCCGAACCCAATACGGACTTTGTCGCACTTGCGGCCGGTAACACATTCAGCCTGGGCCTGAAGGCCGATGGATCCATTGTAGCCTGGGGAAACGTTGGGTCGGTCCCTGCGCCCAACACGGAGTTCGTCGCGCTTGCGGCGGGAGATGAATTCAGTCTGGGCCTGAATGCCGACGGCTCCCTGGCGGCCTGGGGTTACAATTACTATGGACAGTGCAGTCTTCCTGTGCCCAATGTGGAGTTTGTCGCACTCGCCGCGGGGGAGGGCCACGGTCTGGGCCTCAGGACGGACGGATCCATCATTGCCTGGGGCGGCGATGGGTATGGCCAGTGCGATGTTCCCGCACCCAACGCGGATTTCATGGCACTTGCCCGGGGCAGGTATCACAGTCTTGGCCTCAAGAATGACGGGTCGATTGTTGCCTGGGGAAACAATGAACACGGCCAGTGCGATGTACCCGAACCAAACACGGGATTCATCGCGCTTGAAGGCGGCATGGTCTGCAGCATGGGCCTGAAGGCGGATGGGTCCATCGTGGCCTGGGGAAGCAACCAGTATGGCCAGTGCGACATTCCATCACCCAACGAGGAGTTCGTGGCCATCGCACAGGGACACCGTCACAGTCTGGGTCTGAAGTCCGATGGCTCGATCGTGGCTTGGGGATCCAACAGTTCTGGTCAATGCACTGTGCCCGAACCCAATACGGATTTTTCGGCCCTGGCAGGGGGCACCTCTCACAGTCTGGGTCTGAAGGCCGATGGATCCATCGTGGCCTGGGGCAACAATCGATATGGCCAGTGCGTCGTTCCCGAACCGAACTCGGATTTCGTGGCACTTTCGGCGGGTACGGAACACAGCTTCGGCCTGAAAGCTGACGGATCGATCGTGTCCTGGGGGCGCAACAACGTTGGCCAGGGCAGCGTCCCGACACCAAATTCGAATTTCCTGGCGATCGCGGCCGGTGGGGATTTCAGTCTGGGTATTCAGTCAGCAAGTACCGGTATGGGCGAACCGGTTGTCGCTCGTGTACTTCCGGCCAGCCTGCGGATCCAATCCGTGTTTCCCAATCCTTTCAATCCTTCCACGACCATTTCCTTTGAAACACGGGCGGCGGGGCCGCTCTCTCTGGCCGTGTACGACATCGCCGGTCGCCGGGTGAGCTGGCGGGCTCTCGGCACTCTTTCCGCCGGAAGTCATCAAGTCAGCTGGGACGGTCTGACCGCAGACGGCTTGCCAGCCGCATCAGGCTGCTACTTCCTGCAGTTGCGGAATGCTTCAGGGGACCTTCAGAGCAGGAAGTGTCTGCTCCTGAGGTGA